A single region of the Miscanthus floridulus cultivar M001 unplaced genomic scaffold, ASM1932011v1 os_2222_1, whole genome shotgun sequence genome encodes:
- the LOC136534733 gene encoding nifU-like protein 2, chloroplastic, whose translation MVLDEVRPYLMADGGNVALHEIDGNVVRLKLQGACGSCPASVTTMKMGIERRLMEKIPEIVAVEPIADEETGLELNQENIEKVLDEIRPYLAGTGGGELEFVTIEEPIVKVRLTGPAAGVMTVRVALTQKLREKIPKIAAVQLLP comes from the exons ATGGTGTTGGATGAAGTAAGGCCGTATCTTATGGCAGACGGAGGCAATGTTGCGTTGCATGAGATTGACGGGAACGTGGTAAGGTTAAAGCTGCAAGGAGCATGTGGGTCGTGCCCGGCTTCAGTAACAACGATGAAGATGGGTATTGAACGGCGCTTGATGGAGAAAATACCAGAGATTGTTGCGGTTGAGCCCATCGCTGATGAGGAGACAGGCCTTGAGTTGAACCAAGAGAACATTGAGAAG GTACTTGACGAGATTAGGCCATACCTTGCTGGCACAGGAGGTGGCGAGCTCGAGTTTGTCACAATCGAGGAGCCTATTGTCAAGGTTAGGCTTACAGGCCCAGCTGCTGGTGTGATGACTGTCCGAGTAGCGTTGACCCAGAAGCTCCGTGAGAAGATCCCCAAAATTGCAGCTGTCCAGCTATTGCCATAA